The following are encoded in a window of Castanea sativa cultivar Marrone di Chiusa Pesio chromosome 9, ASM4071231v1 genomic DNA:
- the LOC142610847 gene encoding heat stress transcription factor A-3 — MIMEPKDEPPKTTTSSIQPETSSSSFSTASVSNIDDSLMGFEFMAGKAPRTTVQSSSGGEAENNISVPQPIGWLQEIPIPPFLTKTFELVDDPVLDPIISWSSSGESFVVWDPVELSRVVLPRNFKHNNFSSFVRQLNTYGFRKIDTDRWEFANEAFRRGKRHLLKNIQRRKSHQSQQIGIYTGPSTEAGRSGLDSEIERLKKERSTMMQEVVELQQQHRGTMYHMEAVNERLQSAEQRQKQMVSFLAKMLQNPAFLDLLKQKKEQREIDSPRVRRKFVKQHQHEIGKSDSSMDGQIVNYQPDWGLPFVPSLGLDLNPPVEHSQDYLSPVMDTTLEAMGLGAESIPLQFENVESVELAMSDEFAVLQGFAKTPGQVGEGSSRFRTEDPKGKNVINPPEEINTEYLVSYPEEIIEEKAFSQLSPGIESPIKQEEIWSMGFDASTVMPSSSSELWGTPINYEVPELEVTGGLSDIWDLGSLQVAGGLGIDKWTADESSFDEPESQDDQPKDDISKNRDP; from the exons ATGATTATGGAGCCTAAAGATGAACCACCCAAAACTACGACTAGTTCAATACAACCCGAAACGTCGTCGTCTTCTTTTTCCACAGCTAGTGTTTCCAACATTGACGATTCTCTAATGGGGTTCGAATTCATGGCTGGTAAAGCGCCAAGAACTACTGTACAGTCGAGTAGCGGAGGAGAGGCTGAGAATAATATCAGTGTTCCTCAACCGATTGGGTGGTTACAGGAGATTCCAATACCGCCATTTCTGACCAAGACTTTCGAGCTCGTGGATGACCCGGTGCTCGACCCGATTATATCGTGGAGTTCGAGTGGAGAGAGCTTCGTGGTGTGGGACCCGGTGGAGCTTTCGAGGGTCGTGTTGCCTAGGAATTTCAAGCACAACAATTTCTCCAGTTTTGTTCGCCAGCTTAATACTtat GGGTTCCGCAAGATTGATACTGATAGGTGGGAATTTGCCAATGAAGCTTTCCGGCGAGGGAAGAGACATCTCTTGAAGAACATTCAGAGGCGCAAATCACATCAATCCCAACAGATTGGGATCTATACTGGGCCTTCTACTGAAGCAGGGAGGTCTGGTTTGGACAGTGAGATAGAGAGATTGAAGAAGGAAAGGAGTACAATGATGCAGGAGGTTGTTGAATTGCAGCAGCAGCACCGAGGAACAATGTACCATATGGAAGCAGTGAATGAGAGGCTCCAGTCTGCAGAGCAGAGACAGAAGCAGATGGTTTCTTTCTTGGCAAAGATGCTGCAGAACCCAGCATTCTTAGACCTGCTTAAGCAAAAGAAGGAACAAAGAGAAATTGATTCTCCACGAGTGAGGAGGAAGTTTGTGAAGCAGCATCAACATGAAATTGGTAAGTCAGATTCTTCCATGGATGGGCAGATTGTGAATTACCAACCAGATTGGGGACTCCCCTTTGTACCTTCTTTAGGCCTAGATTTAAATCCACCCGTTGAACATTCTCAGGATTACCTCTCACCAGTTATGGATACTACACTAGAAGCAATGGGCTTAGGTGCTGAAAGCATACCACTTCAATTTGAGAATGTTGAATCAGTTGAATTAGCCATGTCAGATGAATTTGCAGTATTGCAGGGATTTGCCAAAACTCCTGGGCAGGTGGGAGAAGGGTCATCGAGGTTCAGGACTGAAGATCCGAAAGGAAAGAATGTCATAAACCCGCCAGAAGAGATTAATACTGAGTATTTGGTCTCTTATCCTGAAGAAATAATTGAGGAGAAGGCTTTTTCTCAGTTATCTCCTGGGATTGAAAGCCCCATTAAACAAGAGGAAATATGGAGCATGGGTTTTGATGCCAGTACTGTCATGCCTAGCTCTAGTAGTGAGTTATGGGGTACTCCAATCAACTATGAAGTTCCAGAGTTGGAAGTGACTGGTGGATTATCAGACATCTGGGATTTGGGTTCCTTGCAAGTGGCAGGAGGTTTAGGCATTGATAAGTGGACTGCTGATGAATCCTCTTTTGATGAGCCTGAGAGTCAAGATGACCAGCCCAAAGATGATATATCTAAAAATAGGGATCCATAG
- the LOC142610864 gene encoding ribosome production factor 2 homolog produces MLKVKTPRNHRVRRELEKRAPKLVENGKKTLILHGTKTSAVLNEVLKEIYHLKKGKAVKFSRKNENIKPFENGGETSLEFFSMKTDCSIFVYGSHSKKRPDNLVIGRTYDHHIYDLVEVGVENFKPMESFKYDKKLAPLVGSKPMIAFIGEGFENVEELKHFKEVLLDLLRGEVVENLNLVGLDRVYVCTAISSNRVFLSHCGLRLKKSGTKVPRMELVEVGPSMDLVVRRHRLPNESLKKAAMKTVRDQPKKKVKNVSDDAVEGKIGKIYIPDQKVGEMAVIDKSKGVKRERREAKLKKGDQGHASKKQKEDST; encoded by the exons ATGTTGAAAGTAAAAACTCCGAGAAATCATAGGGTTAGGCGCGAGCTCGAGAAGCGAGCTCCCAAGCTCGTCGAGAATGGGAAGAAGACGCTGATACTTCACGGTACAAAGACTAGTGCTGTGTTGAACGAGGTTTTGAAGGAAATATACCATTTGAAGAAAGGAAAAGCCGTCAAGTTCAGCCGCAAGAACGAGAACATCAAGCCTTTTGAAAACGGTGGCGAAACCTCTTTGGAATTCTTCTCTATGAAAACCGATTGTAGCATTTTCGTG TATGGTTCTCACTCAAAGAAGCGACCCGATAATCTTGTCATAGGTAGAACTTATGACCACCACATCTATGATCTCGTTGAGGTTGGGGttgaaaatttcaaaccaaTGGAGTCATTCAAATACGATAAGAAATTAGCTCCACTGGTTGGATCAAAACCTATGATTGCTTTTATTGGAGAGGGATTTGAGAATGTAGAAGAGCTCAAACATTTTAAAGAAGTTTTGCTTGATCTGTTGCGGGGAGAG GTTGTGGAGAATTTAAATCTTGTTGGGTTAGACCGTGTGTATGTCTGTACAGCTATATCTTCAAATAGGGTGTTTCTTTCTCACTGTGGACTGCGACTAAAAAAGTCTGGCACAAAAGTTCCGAGGATGGAATTGGTAGAGGTTGGCCCCTCCATGGATCTGGTAGTTCGTCGACATCGTCTTCCTAATGAAAGCCTTAAGAAAGCAGCCATGAAAACAGTCAGGGACCAGCCTAAGAAGAAG GTGAAAAATGTTAGCGATGACGCGGTAGAGGGCAAGATTGGAAAGATATATATTCCAGATCAGAAG GTTGGTGAAATGGCTGTAAttgacaaatccaaaggtgtGAAGAGAGAGCGCCGTGAAGCTAAGTTGAAAAAGGGCGATCAAGGGCATGCATCAAAAAAGCAGAAAGAAGATTCAACATAA
- the LOC142609644 gene encoding polyadenylation and cleavage factor homolog 4 isoform X2, producing MEMESSRRSFDRSREPGLKKPRLAEEFQNPNPNGRAFPPQQRPVAANPVVLSRYRLGDRDSENNDSSRGGGGYQPQLPSQSQTQSQSQQQQQQQQQHQELVSQYKTALAELTFNSKPIITNLTIIAGENLHAAKAVAATVCNNILEVPSDQKLPSLYLLDSIVKNIGRDYIKYFAARLPEVFCKAYRQVDPPVHSSMRHLFGTWKGVFPLQTLQMIEKELGFTPVINGSASAATTTSKPDSQSQRPPHSIHVNPKYLERQRLQQSSRAKGIPNDLSGAVANSPEDAERLDRTATMSAGRPWMDPSVRVPNVQRPNRDALSGPLHEKNVGAAYGDYEYSSDLSRTLGSATGRTGGRIAEQGHDKPWYGAASSVVETISSQKNGFNIKHGLPNYRAPKSAYADLQLKPTQSITNRSSGAMSSSWKNSEEEEFMWDDVNSRLPDHSAPTISNDSRKDPNDSRKNRWTPDDSEKLAFEYDLRKPHSFDDVASKVSEASIDLLFNEQKELTSFGHRSSSSFPLQSHSIDGLTRNSSQSEGYAASLSGVSTSVPSSLSRMGGRQQMGSSHIGTSGLAVLTNAVSGSSGSVGQQQFQSLGVASSSAHSPMHQHPPSSSLTVHPLHHQSLNLTEQDHPQTQSLPRPDLKASQLLGRVNVGPRNKYTQDSSPFQSPNVQPGHLQRLQPRGLQPSVTSFQSRHHDQQADSTQSEPPESSAQSSRTNLLAAVLKTGILSNNSITGSLPNLSAQDKGQMTSQSGVQPPLPSGPPPTQFTSSGPVVVSATSLGSSHNKLPAPADVSQRKVGQPPLPPGPPPSSLVDSASAQTSSAVNNDPIPISNLLSSLVAKGLISASKTESQTPVPTQMPNQSQNKSPDSSTTSSVSVSSVPDSLAIPASTTRDEVSFSEPANKSSVALPQSTTMEIENLSTTTNSVSVSSVPDSSAIPASTTRDEVSFSEPANKSSVALPQSTTMEIENLIGLEFKSDVIREFHPSVISGLFDGIPHRCSVCGLRLKLQQCLDRHLEWHALKISEANGLIGPSRRWYTNSSGWVAGKAGLPPGNESAGSVDESSKTTVMDEPMVPADESQCACVLCGEVFEDFYSQEREEWMFKAAVYMTMSSREGEIGTSNESAAKGPIVHANCISESSIRDLELASCIKMEKGV from the exons ATGGAGATGGAGAGCTCGCGTAGATCCTTTGATAGATCGAGAGAGCCAGGGTTGAAGAAACCCCGATTGGCCGAAGAGTTCCAGAACCCGAACCCGAACGGCCGGGCTTTTCCGCCGCAGCAGAGGCCGGTGGCGGCGAATCCGGTGGTGCTGTCGAGGTACCGGTTGGGCGATAGGGATTCGGAGAACAATGATTCGAGCCGAGGCGGAGGGGGTTATCAGCCACAGCTACCGTCACAGTCACAGACACAGTCGCAGTCgcagcagcaacagcagcagcagcagcagcatcaAGAGCTGGTGAGTCAGTACAAGACCGCGCTCGCTGAGCTCACTTTCAATTCGAAACCGATAATTACCAACTTGACTATAATCGCCGGCGAGAATCTACACGCCGCGAAGGCCGTGGCCGCCACCGTCTGCAACAACATTCTCGAG GTCCCTAGTGATCAAAAGCTCCCATCGCTCTATCTTTTAGACAGTATTGTAAAGAATATCGGGAGGGATTACATAAAATACTTCGCTGCCAGACTGCCCGAG GTTTTCTGCAAGGCATATAGGCAAGTAGACCCTCCTGTACACTCAAGTATGCGACATCTTTTTGGAACCTGGAAAGGCGTCTTCCCTCTTCAGACACTTCAGATGATTGAGAAAGAACTTGGCTTCACTCCTGTGATCAATGGTTCAGCTTCAGCAGCTACCACAACATCCAAGCCTGATTCTCAGTCTCAGCGCCCACCACATAGCATTCATGTAAATCCTAAGTATTTAGAAAGGCAGCGCCTTCAGCAGTCCAGCAGG GCTAAAGGAATTCCTAATGACTTGAGTGGGGCTGTAGCAAACTCACCTGAGGATGCAGAAAGGCTAGACAGAACAGCCACTATGAGTGCAGGACGCCCATGGATGGATCCTTCTGTTAGAGTACCt AATGTTCAGCGTCCTAATAGAGATGCACTAAGTGGACCTCTTCATGAGAAGAACGTTGGTGCTGCATATGGAGACTACGAATATAGTTCTGATCTTTCAAGGACTTTGGGCTCAGCAACTGGAAGAACTGGTGGGAGGATTGCTGAGCAAGGACATGACAAACCTTGGTATGGAGCTGCAAGCAGTGTTGTGGAGACAATATCTAGCCAAAAGAATGGTTTCAATATCAAACATGGGCTTCCAAATTACCGAGCACCCAAATCTGCATATGCTGATCTTCAGCTAAAGCCAACACAGAGTATTACAAATAGAAGCAGCGGTGCTATGTCTAGTAGCTGGAAAAATTCTGAGGAAGAGGAGTTTATGTGGGATGATGTGAACTCCAGATTGCCAGATCATAGTGCACCCACTATCTCTAATGACTCAAGGAAAGATCCTAATGACTCGAGAAAAAATCGTTGGACCCCTGATGATTCAGAAAAATTG GCATTTGAGTATGACCTTCGGAAACCACATAGTTTTGATGATGTTGCATCAAAGGTTAGTGAAGCTTCCATTGATTTGTTATTCAATGAACAGAAGGAGTTAACCTCATTTGGTCACcggtcatcatcatcatttccATTGCAATCACACTCCATTGATGGGCTGACCCGTAATTCCAGCCAATCAGAAGGTTATGCTGCTAGTCTCAGTGGAGTGTCGACAAGTGTTCCTTCTTCACTATCAAGGATGGGAGGTCGACAGCAGATGGGGTCATCACATATTGGAACCTCAGGCCTTGCAGTCCTTACAAATGCTGTGTCGGGTTCCAGTGGATCTGTAGGGCAGCAACAGTTTCAATCTCTGGGAGTAGCATCATCATCTGCACATTCACCCATGCACCAGCATCCTCCATCATCTTCATTAACAGTGCaccctttgcatcatcagtCACTAAATTTGACTGAGCAGGATCATCCACAGACTCAGTCCCTGCCTCGGCCTGATTTAAAAGCTTCTCAACTTCTTGGGCGGGTGAATGTGGGGCCTCGCAACAAATATACTCAGGACTCCTCACCTTTCCAGTCTCCAAATGTTCAGCCGGGACACTTGCAAAGGTTACAGCCCCGAGGCTTACAACCTTCAGTAACTTCTTTTCAATCAAGGCATCATGATCAACAAGCAGACTCCACACAGTCTGAACCTCCTG AATCTTCAGCACAATCGAGCAGAACTAATTTGTTGGCTGCCGTTTTGAAGACTGGAATTTTGTCTAACAATTCAATTACTGGTAGCCTACCTAATCTGAGTGCCCAGGACAAGGGGCAAATGACATCACAGTCAGGTGTCCAGCCTCCCCTTCCGAGTGGACCTCCACCAACCCAGTTTACATCCTCAGGGCCTGTTGTTGTGTCAGCTACTTCATTAGGTTCTTCCCATAACAAGTTACCAGCTCCTGCAGATGTATCTCAAAGAAAGGTAGGACAACCACCTCTGCCACCTGGTCCACCTCCTTCATCTCTTGTTGATAGTGCATCTGCACAAACCTCAAGTGCTGTGAATAATGATCCAATTCCAATTTCAAACCTTTTGAGCTCATTAGTTGCAAAGGGTTTGATATCAGCATCTAAGACCGAGTCACAAACTCCAGTCCCAACTCAGATGCCTAATCAATCACAAAACAAGAGCCCGGACAGTTCTACCACTAGCTCTGTGTCGGTTTCTTCAGTACCTGATTCCTTGGCCATCCCTGCCTCAACTACCAGGGATGAGGTATCATTTTCAGAACCTGCCAATAAAAGCTCTGTTGCCTTGCCTCAATCCACCACAATGGAAATCGAAAATCTCAGTACTACCACCAACTCTGTGTCGGTTTCTTCAGTACCTGATTCCTCAGCCATCCCTGCTTCAACTACCAGGGATGAGGTATCATTTTCAGAACCTGCCAATAAAAGCTCTGTTGCCTTGCCTCAATCCACCACAATGGAAATTGAAAATCTCATAGGTTTGGAGTTTAAGTCAGATGTAATCCGAGAATTCCATCCATCTGTGATCAGTGGACTATTTGATGGCATTCCTCATCGGTGCAGTGTTTGTGGTCTTCGACTTAAGCTTCAACAATGTCTTGATAGACACTTGGAGTGGCATGCGTTGAAAATATCTGAGGCAAATGGTTTGATTGGCCCCTCAAGGAGATGGTATACAAACTCAAGTGGCTGGGTTGCTGGGAAGGCAGGACTTCCACCTGGCAATGAGTCTGCTGGTTCTGTAGATGAGTCTAGTAAGACAACGGTCATGGATGAGCCGATGGTTCCTGCAGATGAAAGTCAATGTGCGTGTGTTTTGTGTGGGGAGGTTTTTGAAGATTTTTACAGTCAAGAAAGAGAGGAATGGATGTTCAAAGCAGCAGTGTACATGACTATGTCATCTAGGGAGGGTGAGATTGGAACTTCAAATGAGAGTGCTGCTAAAGGCCCCATTGTGCATGCAAACTGTATATCAGAAAGTTCAATTCGTGACCTGGAACTGGCTAGTTGTATCAAAATG GAAAAGGGTGTATAA
- the LOC142609644 gene encoding polyadenylation and cleavage factor homolog 4 isoform X1, whose product MEMESSRRSFDRSREPGLKKPRLAEEFQNPNPNGRAFPPQQRPVAANPVVLSRYRLGDRDSENNDSSRGGGGYQPQLPSQSQTQSQSQQQQQQQQQHQELVSQYKTALAELTFNSKPIITNLTIIAGENLHAAKAVAATVCNNILEVPSDQKLPSLYLLDSIVKNIGRDYIKYFAARLPEVFCKAYRQVDPPVHSSMRHLFGTWKGVFPLQTLQMIEKELGFTPVINGSASAATTTSKPDSQSQRPPHSIHVNPKYLERQRLQQSSRAKGIPNDLSGAVANSPEDAERLDRTATMSAGRPWMDPSVRVPNVQRPNRDALSGPLHEKNVGAAYGDYEYSSDLSRTLGSATGRTGGRIAEQGHDKPWYGAASSVVETISSQKNGFNIKHGLPNYRAPKSAYADLQLKPTQSITNRSSGAMSSSWKNSEEEEFMWDDVNSRLPDHSAPTISNDSRKDPNDSRKNRWTPDDSEKLAFEYDLRKPHSFDDVASKVSEASIDLLFNEQKELTSFGHRSSSSFPLQSHSIDGLTRNSSQSEGYAASLSGVSTSVPSSLSRMGGRQQMGSSHIGTSGLAVLTNAVSGSSGSVGQQQFQSLGVASSSAHSPMHQHPPSSSLTVHPLHHQSLNLTEQDHPQTQSLPRPDLKASQLLGRVNVGPRNKYTQDSSPFQSPNVQPGHLQRLQPRGLQPSVTSFQSRHHDQQADSTQSEPPGEIRKPFLSPVSDFGTPSTMENSESDHSNTLAAESSAQSSRTNLLAAVLKTGILSNNSITGSLPNLSAQDKGQMTSQSGVQPPLPSGPPPTQFTSSGPVVVSATSLGSSHNKLPAPADVSQRKVGQPPLPPGPPPSSLVDSASAQTSSAVNNDPIPISNLLSSLVAKGLISASKTESQTPVPTQMPNQSQNKSPDSSTTSSVSVSSVPDSLAIPASTTRDEVSFSEPANKSSVALPQSTTMEIENLSTTTNSVSVSSVPDSSAIPASTTRDEVSFSEPANKSSVALPQSTTMEIENLIGLEFKSDVIREFHPSVISGLFDGIPHRCSVCGLRLKLQQCLDRHLEWHALKISEANGLIGPSRRWYTNSSGWVAGKAGLPPGNESAGSVDESSKTTVMDEPMVPADESQCACVLCGEVFEDFYSQEREEWMFKAAVYMTMSSREGEIGTSNESAAKGPIVHANCISESSIRDLELASCIKMEKGV is encoded by the exons ATGGAGATGGAGAGCTCGCGTAGATCCTTTGATAGATCGAGAGAGCCAGGGTTGAAGAAACCCCGATTGGCCGAAGAGTTCCAGAACCCGAACCCGAACGGCCGGGCTTTTCCGCCGCAGCAGAGGCCGGTGGCGGCGAATCCGGTGGTGCTGTCGAGGTACCGGTTGGGCGATAGGGATTCGGAGAACAATGATTCGAGCCGAGGCGGAGGGGGTTATCAGCCACAGCTACCGTCACAGTCACAGACACAGTCGCAGTCgcagcagcaacagcagcagcagcagcagcatcaAGAGCTGGTGAGTCAGTACAAGACCGCGCTCGCTGAGCTCACTTTCAATTCGAAACCGATAATTACCAACTTGACTATAATCGCCGGCGAGAATCTACACGCCGCGAAGGCCGTGGCCGCCACCGTCTGCAACAACATTCTCGAG GTCCCTAGTGATCAAAAGCTCCCATCGCTCTATCTTTTAGACAGTATTGTAAAGAATATCGGGAGGGATTACATAAAATACTTCGCTGCCAGACTGCCCGAG GTTTTCTGCAAGGCATATAGGCAAGTAGACCCTCCTGTACACTCAAGTATGCGACATCTTTTTGGAACCTGGAAAGGCGTCTTCCCTCTTCAGACACTTCAGATGATTGAGAAAGAACTTGGCTTCACTCCTGTGATCAATGGTTCAGCTTCAGCAGCTACCACAACATCCAAGCCTGATTCTCAGTCTCAGCGCCCACCACATAGCATTCATGTAAATCCTAAGTATTTAGAAAGGCAGCGCCTTCAGCAGTCCAGCAGG GCTAAAGGAATTCCTAATGACTTGAGTGGGGCTGTAGCAAACTCACCTGAGGATGCAGAAAGGCTAGACAGAACAGCCACTATGAGTGCAGGACGCCCATGGATGGATCCTTCTGTTAGAGTACCt AATGTTCAGCGTCCTAATAGAGATGCACTAAGTGGACCTCTTCATGAGAAGAACGTTGGTGCTGCATATGGAGACTACGAATATAGTTCTGATCTTTCAAGGACTTTGGGCTCAGCAACTGGAAGAACTGGTGGGAGGATTGCTGAGCAAGGACATGACAAACCTTGGTATGGAGCTGCAAGCAGTGTTGTGGAGACAATATCTAGCCAAAAGAATGGTTTCAATATCAAACATGGGCTTCCAAATTACCGAGCACCCAAATCTGCATATGCTGATCTTCAGCTAAAGCCAACACAGAGTATTACAAATAGAAGCAGCGGTGCTATGTCTAGTAGCTGGAAAAATTCTGAGGAAGAGGAGTTTATGTGGGATGATGTGAACTCCAGATTGCCAGATCATAGTGCACCCACTATCTCTAATGACTCAAGGAAAGATCCTAATGACTCGAGAAAAAATCGTTGGACCCCTGATGATTCAGAAAAATTG GCATTTGAGTATGACCTTCGGAAACCACATAGTTTTGATGATGTTGCATCAAAGGTTAGTGAAGCTTCCATTGATTTGTTATTCAATGAACAGAAGGAGTTAACCTCATTTGGTCACcggtcatcatcatcatttccATTGCAATCACACTCCATTGATGGGCTGACCCGTAATTCCAGCCAATCAGAAGGTTATGCTGCTAGTCTCAGTGGAGTGTCGACAAGTGTTCCTTCTTCACTATCAAGGATGGGAGGTCGACAGCAGATGGGGTCATCACATATTGGAACCTCAGGCCTTGCAGTCCTTACAAATGCTGTGTCGGGTTCCAGTGGATCTGTAGGGCAGCAACAGTTTCAATCTCTGGGAGTAGCATCATCATCTGCACATTCACCCATGCACCAGCATCCTCCATCATCTTCATTAACAGTGCaccctttgcatcatcagtCACTAAATTTGACTGAGCAGGATCATCCACAGACTCAGTCCCTGCCTCGGCCTGATTTAAAAGCTTCTCAACTTCTTGGGCGGGTGAATGTGGGGCCTCGCAACAAATATACTCAGGACTCCTCACCTTTCCAGTCTCCAAATGTTCAGCCGGGACACTTGCAAAGGTTACAGCCCCGAGGCTTACAACCTTCAGTAACTTCTTTTCAATCAAGGCATCATGATCAACAAGCAGACTCCACACAGTCTGAACCTCCTGGTGAGATTCGAAAGCCATTCCTGTCTCCAGTATCTGATTTTGGAACTCCCTCAACAATGGAAAATTCTGAATCAGATCATTCAAATACTCTTGCTGCAGAATCTTCAGCACAATCGAGCAGAACTAATTTGTTGGCTGCCGTTTTGAAGACTGGAATTTTGTCTAACAATTCAATTACTGGTAGCCTACCTAATCTGAGTGCCCAGGACAAGGGGCAAATGACATCACAGTCAGGTGTCCAGCCTCCCCTTCCGAGTGGACCTCCACCAACCCAGTTTACATCCTCAGGGCCTGTTGTTGTGTCAGCTACTTCATTAGGTTCTTCCCATAACAAGTTACCAGCTCCTGCAGATGTATCTCAAAGAAAGGTAGGACAACCACCTCTGCCACCTGGTCCACCTCCTTCATCTCTTGTTGATAGTGCATCTGCACAAACCTCAAGTGCTGTGAATAATGATCCAATTCCAATTTCAAACCTTTTGAGCTCATTAGTTGCAAAGGGTTTGATATCAGCATCTAAGACCGAGTCACAAACTCCAGTCCCAACTCAGATGCCTAATCAATCACAAAACAAGAGCCCGGACAGTTCTACCACTAGCTCTGTGTCGGTTTCTTCAGTACCTGATTCCTTGGCCATCCCTGCCTCAACTACCAGGGATGAGGTATCATTTTCAGAACCTGCCAATAAAAGCTCTGTTGCCTTGCCTCAATCCACCACAATGGAAATCGAAAATCTCAGTACTACCACCAACTCTGTGTCGGTTTCTTCAGTACCTGATTCCTCAGCCATCCCTGCTTCAACTACCAGGGATGAGGTATCATTTTCAGAACCTGCCAATAAAAGCTCTGTTGCCTTGCCTCAATCCACCACAATGGAAATTGAAAATCTCATAGGTTTGGAGTTTAAGTCAGATGTAATCCGAGAATTCCATCCATCTGTGATCAGTGGACTATTTGATGGCATTCCTCATCGGTGCAGTGTTTGTGGTCTTCGACTTAAGCTTCAACAATGTCTTGATAGACACTTGGAGTGGCATGCGTTGAAAATATCTGAGGCAAATGGTTTGATTGGCCCCTCAAGGAGATGGTATACAAACTCAAGTGGCTGGGTTGCTGGGAAGGCAGGACTTCCACCTGGCAATGAGTCTGCTGGTTCTGTAGATGAGTCTAGTAAGACAACGGTCATGGATGAGCCGATGGTTCCTGCAGATGAAAGTCAATGTGCGTGTGTTTTGTGTGGGGAGGTTTTTGAAGATTTTTACAGTCAAGAAAGAGAGGAATGGATGTTCAAAGCAGCAGTGTACATGACTATGTCATCTAGGGAGGGTGAGATTGGAACTTCAAATGAGAGTGCTGCTAAAGGCCCCATTGTGCATGCAAACTGTATATCAGAAAGTTCAATTCGTGACCTGGAACTGGCTAGTTGTATCAAAATG GAAAAGGGTGTATAA